The sequence TGGTTGTTACGCATGGCTCCCTGAACGGTTTGAATAAATACGTTCAGTGTGAAGTTTTTGTATGCGAAAGTATTGGTTAAACCACCAGTCCATTTTGGAGCTGTTTGGCCAAGAATAACACGGTCGTCGTCGGTAATAACTCCGTCTGGTACGCCGTCAGGACCACTAATGTCGGCAACTTTAACATCGCCTGGTTTTGCTACGGGGTCCCAATCTAAATGATCGCCGTTGGCAATTTCATCTTCCTGCCAAATGCCTACTTTTTTGTAGTCGCGGATAACGCCGATAGGTTCGCCAAGGAACCAGCCACTACCAATATCATCTAAGCCGTCGCCATAAAGTTCTGTAATCTCGCTTTTGCTGTTCGAGAAAACGATTGAACTGTTCCATTTAAAGTCTGCTGTGGCAACGTTTACAGTGTTCAGTGTAAGTTCAATACCTTTTGTAGAAGTTTCACCAATATTTGCTGTTACAGAACCGAATCCTGAAGCAGATGGCAATTTACGCGATAATAACAAATCAGAGTTGTTTGCAGTATAAAGATCAAGCGAACCGTTGATACGGTTGTTGAAGAAACCGAAATCTAAACCAAGGTTCAGGCTTTCTTTGGTCTCCCAGCTTAAGTCGCCGTTACCTAAACGATCGGTAACCATGGCAATGTTTGTTGATCCGCCAAACGGAATTTGTCTGTCGGCCATAGTTGTGAATGTGCGGTAAACACTAACGGCCTCGTTTCCTGATTTACCATAAGATAATCTCAGTTTCAGGTTGGTAATTTTTTCGGCATTTGCCATAAAACTCTCATGACGAATATTCCAACCAAGAGCTACTGATGGGAATGTACCGTATTTCATACCGTCAGCAAAAACTGATGAACCATCGCGACGCACAGTAACTGTAAACAGGTAACGGCTGTCGTATGAATAGTTTAAACGTCCCATTTGCGAAATTGCAGCATACCTGTCGGCATACGATCTAACGCTTGAGCTGGCACCGGCTTGCATTCTGTTCCAATCCAATGCGTCATTAACAAAATCGCTTGCTTGTGCCCAATTCTCATTGTACTCTCTTTCCTGTGATGAATACACTCCGGTCAAGTCGATATGGTGTTTGTTCACATCATAATCGTAACGCAAAATGTTTTCGATTGTATATGCCTGCGTTTCTTTACGTTCAATAGTTGCAGTTCCTAACAAGTCGTTAACCGATTGACCAGTGTAGTTGCTATAGCGACTTTGAATAGTAGAATGACCGGCATTCAATCGGTAAGTTAATCCGGTAAGTGGTTTCCAAATGTCGCCAAAAGTAACATAGGCAAAACCATTTAAGTTTACGTTGAACTGACGACGCTCAGGACTTGTAGTAGTAGGAAGCATTGGGTTGGCCCACAGCGTTTCACCAAACATTGGGTAAATGGTGTAGGTGCCATCTTCTTCGTACATTCTTCCGTAGGGGCTCATCGCTTCTGCGTTCAGCAAGTTGGCACGACCACCATCGCGGTTGTGATAAACAATCGATGAGTTGGTTCCGATTTTCAGGTACTTGGTTACCTGTGCATCAATGTTGGTACGAATTGAGTTAC comes from uncultured Draconibacterium sp. and encodes:
- a CDS encoding TonB-dependent receptor; this translates as MKKKSKLNQCFFSNGILKTMALALMLIIVHGTAAFAGSGTALQEKSVTGTVLSTSGESLPGVSILVKGTTHGTISDVDGNFSLNDVRSEDILVFSFIGMKEVEVTVGDQTSIQVTMEDAVIGVDEVVVVGYGTQKKSDITGSVSSVSEERLAKIPVSNVMQAVQGAVSGVSVTQVSSIPGEAPQVLVRGGGSLTASTDPYVVVDGIPISKMGGSINDINPNDIKSIEILKDASATAIYGMNGANGVILITTKSGKSSTPTIKYSGYIGVEEFANIPEMVSTDELLARYAEGNRINGSPLYEAPVKYQYEVENYKNGHTIDWIDEVSQTGIQQNHNISISGGSENLSYYISGDLLDQKGVVKGYNYKRNSIRTNIDAQVTKYLKIGTNSSIVYHNRDGGRANLLNAEAMSPYGRMYEEDGTYTIYPMFGETLWANPMLPTTTSPERRQFNVNLNGFAYVTFGDIWKPLTGLTYRLNAGHSTIQSRYSNYTGQSVNDLLGTATIERKETQAYTIENILRYDYDVNKHHIDLTGVYSSQEREYNENWAQASDFVNDALDWNRMQAGASSSVRSYADRYAAISQMGRLNYSYDSRYLFTVTVRRDGSSVFADGMKYGTFPSVALGWNIRHESFMANAEKITNLKLRLSYGKSGNEAVSVYRTFTTMADRQIPFGGSTNIAMVTDRLGNGDLSWETKESLNLGLDFGFFNNRINGSLDLYTANNSDLLLSRKLPSASGFGSVTANIGETSTKGIELTLNTVNVATADFKWNSSIVFSNSKSEITELYGDGLDDIGSGWFLGEPIGVIRDYKKVGIWQEDEIANGDHLDWDPVAKPGDVKVADISGPDGVPDGVITDDDRVILGQTAPKWTGGLTNTFAYKNFTLNVFIQTVQGAMRNNHHIGMASDEIERRNSFADIGYWTPENQSNEWRSLNKNSNPHGYGFPVKNNFTRIKDITLNYDVPQHMLDKAGISALSLYLSGRNLYTFTDWIGWDPEERSDGRGWGNWTVNYPSVRTVVFGINLTL